In Leisingera methylohalidivorans DSM 14336, a single genomic region encodes these proteins:
- a CDS encoding tyrosine-type recombinase/integrase, translating to MLTARSPYWLIRFRDPLAGKYVHRSSKETSRLDAIEVAYEFADSYRSKANSDHAQKKATSFEHYAKKLMGIQKGKSKWSDGDNKLLNRSKDGLICYFGKYDVTKITTGKVRDYLIHLDENRPKRLAESTKAKHTIIIRKVLTLAVEDGILNVLPVMPKQKTVDTPRHTFTDDEYKRFMKAAGECAKRGDMVRGVQITGHHAKMFRFVVHTFLRPTEGELFGLKHKDIQVKGDPPHLEMNVRGGKTGGRTSVTMPLAVPLYLGTLNPFDEIGPDRNGYVWMPEYSNRRTAINTARRLFNHILEKAELLDEDRKLSPYSLRHYAIQARLRGSQGKVNLYTLAKNAGTSVDQLERFYLKNMAPTKELIENLQTRGDD from the coding sequence GTGCTGACAGCCCGAAGCCCGTACTGGCTTATTCGCTTCAGAGACCCCCTTGCAGGGAAATACGTCCACCGGTCGTCCAAGGAGACATCCCGGCTGGATGCGATTGAAGTGGCCTATGAGTTTGCCGACTCATACCGCAGCAAGGCCAACAGCGACCATGCTCAGAAGAAAGCCACCAGTTTCGAGCACTATGCCAAGAAGCTGATGGGCATTCAGAAAGGCAAGTCCAAGTGGTCAGACGGCGACAACAAGCTGCTGAACCGATCCAAGGACGGGCTGATCTGCTACTTCGGCAAGTATGATGTCACGAAGATCACCACCGGCAAGGTTCGGGATTACCTGATTCATCTGGACGAGAACCGGCCAAAGCGTCTGGCAGAATCGACCAAGGCCAAGCACACAATCATCATCCGCAAGGTGCTGACCCTGGCGGTGGAAGACGGCATTCTGAACGTGCTGCCGGTGATGCCGAAGCAGAAGACCGTGGACACGCCACGACACACCTTCACGGACGACGAATACAAACGGTTCATGAAGGCTGCCGGTGAGTGTGCCAAACGTGGGGATATGGTCCGTGGCGTCCAGATCACCGGCCACCATGCCAAGATGTTCCGGTTTGTCGTTCACACCTTCCTTCGGCCTACTGAGGGCGAGCTGTTCGGGCTGAAGCACAAGGACATTCAGGTCAAAGGCGACCCGCCGCACTTGGAGATGAACGTCCGTGGCGGCAAGACCGGTGGGCGCACCAGCGTGACAATGCCGCTGGCTGTCCCCCTCTATCTCGGGACTCTGAATCCGTTCGACGAGATCGGCCCTGATCGGAACGGCTATGTGTGGATGCCGGAATATTCCAACCGCAGGACAGCCATCAACACCGCCCGGCGTCTGTTCAACCATATCCTTGAAAAGGCCGAGCTGCTGGACGAGGACAGGAAGCTGTCTCCGTACTCCCTCCGGCACTATGCCATCCAAGCACGCCTCAGAGGCTCCCAGGGTAAGGTGAACCTTTACACCCTGGCCAAGAATGCTGGCACGTCGGTGGACCAGCTGGAACGCTTTTATCTGAAGAACATGGCCCCCACGAAAGAGCTGATCGAAAACCTACAGACACGTGGGGATGACTAG
- a CDS encoding quaternary amine ABC transporter ATP-binding protein — MTAASPVISCKNVWKLFGAQPEQYLKSLTGNPGFDEIRHAGYIAAVRDVSLDIAKGEMLVIMGLSGSGKSTFVRCLSRLIDITGGEVRVEGQNIGEMSEKELIELRRNKMGMVFQSFGLLPHRTVLDNVAFPLEMRGQDRHARRARAMEVIELVGLSGREDYFPRELSGGQQQRVGIARSLAIEPDIWFLDEPFSALDPLIRREMQDEFLRLQEMLGKTIVFITHDFDEALRLADRIAIMKDGVVEQCDTPDQIVLNPATAYVAKFTEEIEKSRVVHAGVLAREVNGHSLTGAPIGEKQTISELARLLVNDSRDFLPVANNAGSLIGAMSRQEALDVLLGEAS, encoded by the coding sequence ATGACCGCCGCCTCCCCTGTCATTTCCTGCAAAAACGTCTGGAAGCTGTTTGGCGCCCAACCGGAACAGTATCTGAAGTCCCTGACCGGCAACCCGGGTTTTGATGAGATCCGCCACGCTGGCTACATCGCAGCTGTGCGTGACGTCTCCCTGGATATCGCCAAGGGGGAAATGCTGGTGATCATGGGATTGTCAGGTTCCGGCAAGTCGACCTTTGTGCGCTGCCTGTCCCGTCTCATTGATATCACCGGCGGAGAGGTCCGGGTCGAAGGTCAGAACATTGGTGAGATGTCCGAGAAGGAACTGATCGAGCTGCGCCGCAATAAGATGGGCATGGTCTTCCAAAGCTTCGGCCTCTTGCCGCACCGCACCGTGCTGGACAATGTGGCCTTTCCACTGGAAATGCGCGGCCAGGACCGCCACGCTCGCCGCGCCCGTGCTATGGAAGTGATTGAACTGGTCGGCCTGTCGGGCCGCGAGGATTACTTCCCGCGCGAACTCTCTGGCGGCCAGCAACAACGTGTCGGCATTGCCCGCAGCCTGGCAATCGAGCCCGATATCTGGTTCCTGGACGAACCGTTTTCGGCGCTCGACCCGCTGATCCGCCGCGAGATGCAGGACGAATTTCTGCGCTTGCAGGAAATGCTGGGCAAAACCATCGTTTTTATCACCCACGACTTTGACGAGGCCCTGCGCCTTGCCGACCGGATTGCTATCATGAAGGACGGTGTTGTCGAGCAATGCGACACCCCCGATCAGATCGTGCTGAACCCCGCCACCGCATATGTTGCCAAATTCACTGAAGAAATTGAGAAATCCCGCGTCGTGCATGCCGGCGTTCTGGCACGGGAGGTGAACGGCCACAGCCTGACCGGGGCGCCGATCGGCGAGAAACAGACCATCTCCGAACTGGCCCGCCTGCTGGTCAATGACAGCCGCGACTTTCTGCCCGTTGCCAACAACGCAGGCAGCCTGATCGGAGCGATGAGCCGCCAGGAGGCGCTCGACGTTCTGTTGGGAGAGGCGTCATGA
- a CDS encoding DNA polymerase: MGVGERLLPFLASRHAHLDQAPMQDSRHFRTDQFLRKNSPNSGHPRYLVIGFDTEYQRETVTNADGQVELRNQVLSYQYSCRVITPDNADSEPHWSGIVLPKGRGDDKRLTVTEFVEHALTAGFRALPDLKVPVDVYLVAHFTRADVPGFSDFKDEASRKAMNLENVRNLFMNVSKDIDVKLKRAGGSRPIRLKVKIRDTIALAPTGAKSLAQLGDILGFEKLKLSDDPDKELHYKQHMAEFMEANWRLFREYAIRDAEICAQYTSRIIRLYCDKTGKFKLPVTLTSIGVDLIRSYWEGQGLDPLAVVAKEEVEETYWSKKHNQSKTRKKTVSTQKLHWNEDFFTECYHGGRNEQFWFGPAPEGVWYDYDLASAYPSAMALIGAPHWDTIRAIGSTDELLTRFAPDDLAFANVDFEFPDGVRYPVLPVRTENGLLFPRKGNSTTHISEILLAKQLGCRISLVEGRQIDCDRIISRTEEYAPAKRPFIGFASNCINERLKHPKKSLDNLFWKELVNSTYGKTAQGLRERRIYDLRDAETKPLEPSKITNPVFAAFITAFCRGVLGEIMNALPPEVQIFSVTTDGFLTTATDKQMRAAAFGPLGRRYLDARRMLAGEWGIYEIKHVIRQPVGWRTRGQATLQPSSPSDWEGTGMVPKEDERVVLAKGGIKLDGLLSKSEQNAEITRLFFERKPTDKLLVTMGAGIREMYEQGMDFVDKTMDRRLSMEFDWKRRPAQAGEVSASYGSGKTCKHLAFSTGPWDTVEQFNTVRAIWSQYNKEAPHCLKTVRDYQAFASYFEGKLAAQGDAGRYLAKADGPLKRLRRDLAIAHKLRKAGTHELKPNAFGRERLAKDSKLKVKELAEFLADALDVPCTKTDLDNARKKTVFTPHQVPRTAEAVSVLEAVRRELFPLLEIDQFVTPKAAFSLDVASADMTLPPRDRMKD, encoded by the coding sequence ATGGGTGTGGGCGAACGACTTTTACCATTTCTGGCAAGTCGGCACGCTCACCTAGATCAGGCTCCCATGCAAGACAGCAGGCACTTCCGCACTGACCAGTTCCTCCGCAAGAACAGCCCGAATTCCGGCCACCCTCGTTACCTGGTGATCGGCTTTGACACCGAGTACCAAAGGGAGACGGTTACCAACGCCGATGGACAGGTCGAGCTGCGGAACCAGGTGCTTTCCTATCAGTACAGCTGCCGAGTCATCACGCCGGATAACGCTGACAGCGAGCCGCACTGGTCCGGCATTGTGCTGCCCAAGGGACGCGGTGATGACAAAAGGCTGACAGTGACGGAATTTGTGGAACATGCCCTCACTGCCGGGTTCCGGGCATTACCGGATCTGAAGGTTCCCGTTGATGTTTATCTGGTGGCGCATTTCACCCGTGCTGACGTGCCGGGGTTCAGCGACTTCAAGGACGAGGCCTCCCGCAAGGCCATGAACCTCGAAAACGTCCGCAATCTGTTCATGAACGTCAGCAAGGACATCGACGTGAAACTGAAGCGGGCCGGTGGCAGCAGGCCTATCCGGCTGAAGGTGAAAATCCGGGACACAATTGCCCTGGCTCCGACGGGGGCAAAGAGCCTTGCTCAGCTCGGGGACATTCTGGGCTTTGAAAAGCTGAAGCTTTCCGATGACCCCGACAAGGAGCTGCATTACAAGCAGCACATGGCCGAGTTCATGGAGGCGAATTGGCGGCTGTTCAGGGAATATGCCATCCGCGATGCAGAGATTTGCGCCCAGTACACATCCAGGATCATCCGGCTGTACTGCGACAAGACCGGCAAGTTCAAACTGCCGGTTACCCTGACGTCCATCGGGGTCGACCTCATCCGGAGCTACTGGGAGGGGCAAGGCCTCGATCCGCTGGCGGTCGTAGCAAAGGAAGAGGTGGAGGAAACCTACTGGAGCAAGAAGCACAACCAGTCCAAAACACGGAAGAAAACTGTCTCCACGCAAAAGCTGCACTGGAACGAGGACTTTTTCACCGAGTGCTATCATGGCGGGCGCAATGAGCAGTTCTGGTTTGGCCCGGCACCGGAAGGTGTTTGGTATGACTATGATCTCGCCAGCGCATACCCATCGGCAATGGCGCTCATCGGCGCTCCGCATTGGGATACGATCAGGGCGATTGGCAGCACTGACGAACTCCTGACCCGCTTTGCGCCTGACGATCTGGCCTTTGCCAATGTAGATTTCGAGTTCCCTGATGGCGTTCGGTATCCTGTTCTGCCAGTACGAACAGAAAACGGCCTGCTGTTTCCCCGCAAAGGCAACAGCACGACCCACATCAGCGAAATCCTGTTGGCCAAGCAGCTCGGCTGCAGGATCAGCCTTGTCGAGGGGCGGCAGATCGACTGCGACAGGATCATCAGCCGGACGGAGGAATACGCTCCTGCGAAACGTCCGTTCATCGGCTTTGCCAGCAACTGCATCAACGAGCGGCTGAAGCACCCCAAGAAGTCCCTAGATAACCTATTCTGGAAAGAGTTGGTCAATTCGACCTACGGCAAGACCGCCCAGGGCCTGCGGGAACGGCGGATATACGATTTGCGGGATGCCGAGACAAAACCGTTGGAGCCAAGCAAGATCACCAACCCTGTCTTTGCTGCTTTCATCACTGCCTTCTGCCGGGGCGTCCTGGGGGAAATCATGAATGCCCTGCCGCCGGAGGTGCAGATCTTCAGCGTCACCACGGACGGCTTTCTAACTACGGCCACCGACAAGCAAATGCGGGCGGCTGCATTCGGGCCTCTGGGGCGCAGGTATCTGGACGCACGCCGTATGCTTGCCGGAGAATGGGGCATCTACGAGATCAAGCATGTCATTCGTCAGCCCGTTGGGTGGAGGACACGAGGCCAAGCGACACTGCAGCCTTCGTCTCCCTCCGATTGGGAAGGGACCGGAATGGTGCCCAAAGAGGACGAACGTGTGGTACTGGCCAAGGGCGGCATCAAGCTTGACGGCCTCTTGTCCAAGTCGGAGCAGAACGCTGAAATCACCCGCCTGTTCTTCGAGCGCAAGCCCACGGACAAGCTGCTGGTCACCATGGGTGCTGGAATTCGCGAGATGTATGAACAGGGTATGGATTTCGTTGACAAGACGATGGATCGGCGGCTGTCCATGGAGTTCGATTGGAAGCGGCGGCCTGCCCAGGCGGGCGAAGTGTCGGCGTCATACGGCAGTGGTAAAACCTGCAAGCATTTGGCGTTCTCGACCGGTCCCTGGGACACCGTGGAGCAGTTCAACACCGTCCGCGCGATCTGGTCCCAGTACAACAAGGAAGCTCCGCATTGCTTGAAGACCGTACGGGACTACCAAGCCTTCGCCTCCTATTTCGAAGGCAAGCTGGCCGCACAAGGGGATGCCGGAAGGTACTTGGCCAAGGCGGACGGCCCGCTGAAGCGGCTCCGCCGGGATTTGGCGATTGCTCACAAGCTGCGAAAGGCGGGCACCCATGAGCTGAAGCCGAATGCCTTTGGGCGGGAGCGTCTGGCCAAGGATTCGAAGCTAAAGGTGAAGGAGCTTGCCGAGTTCCTTGCCGATGCGCTGGATGTGCCGTGCACAAAGACCGACCTGGACAATGCTCGCAAGAAGACGGTGTTCACGCCGCATCAGGTGCCACGTACTGCCGAGGCGGTTTCGGTGCTTGAGGCTGTGCGGCGGGAGCTGTTTCCGCTGCTGGAGATTGATCAGTTCGTGACCCCGAAGGCTGCGTTCAGCTTGGATGTGGCGAGTGCTGATATGACACTGCCTCCCCGTGATCGGATGAAGGATTAG
- a CDS encoding ABC transporter permease: MTDQTLILAGKSHGWTRAKTGWTILAAACLLAVGNSVLPAGLVRPPEWLILPFADWINAIFAFLRDDLGLLYLTRAFADGVEWLLDVTANLLYGKNRWPRLGPIPWTVIASIGFVIGYALQGWRLSLLTGGTFVWIAVMGQWKWAMETLSVIVVAAPFSILFGLVMGVLAWRSKTFEKFLNPVLNIAQSLPHFAYMIPVVVFIGVGPKAGAIVTIIFSVPPMIRMSLLGLRKVPHEVIESGHMCGSSRWQLLRHVRIPTARTEILVGVNQVIMQCLAMVVLASFIGMPGLGQKLLQLLQALKIGRSVEIGITIVLLAVMLDRCTKAWATKQPEHFEKGISFAVRNKFLLIGAGLSLACLVLAQFIPLMDQISRREAFTISKPIDAVADWFIVLIDPVTQWLRWFLITWVLIPIRDAFLWMPYTAVLALLAAAGWAIGGLRSALVCVAFFGLIAMSGWWDRAMITVYTVVVAVAIATVLGFPLGIWGSFHEKRAALALLICDTLQTFPSFIYLIPVVMLFGVNDVAVIGAVVLFAAVPLVRYTIEGLRQVPETLIEAADMSGATRMQTLWKVRLPMALPTIMVGVNQSVMFSLFMVIIAAFIGTQDLGQEMQRALSSTDVGKGLVLGLAVAFMGLMVDHLVTTWAKSKKDALGLE; this comes from the coding sequence ATGACGGACCAGACCCTGATACTTGCTGGAAAGTCCCACGGCTGGACGCGCGCCAAGACCGGCTGGACGATCTTGGCAGCAGCTTGCCTGCTGGCCGTGGGAAACTCCGTCCTGCCCGCAGGGCTGGTGCGGCCGCCAGAGTGGCTGATCCTGCCCTTCGCTGACTGGATCAATGCCATCTTTGCTTTTCTCCGTGATGACCTGGGCCTGCTGTACCTGACCCGTGCCTTTGCCGACGGGGTGGAATGGCTGCTCGATGTGACCGCCAACCTGCTTTACGGCAAGAACCGCTGGCCCCGTCTGGGGCCCATTCCATGGACCGTGATTGCGAGCATCGGCTTTGTCATCGGTTATGCGCTGCAAGGCTGGCGGTTGTCGTTGCTCACCGGCGGCACCTTTGTCTGGATCGCGGTCATGGGGCAGTGGAAATGGGCGATGGAAACCCTTTCGGTTATCGTCGTCGCTGCCCCGTTCTCGATTCTGTTCGGGCTGGTCATGGGCGTTCTCGCCTGGCGCTCAAAAACCTTCGAAAAGTTCCTGAACCCGGTTCTCAACATCGCGCAAAGCCTGCCGCATTTCGCCTATATGATTCCGGTTGTCGTCTTCATCGGCGTTGGCCCCAAGGCCGGCGCAATCGTCACCATCATCTTTTCCGTGCCTCCGATGATCCGCATGTCCCTGCTGGGCCTGCGCAAGGTTCCGCATGAGGTGATTGAAAGCGGCCACATGTGCGGCTCCTCCCGCTGGCAGCTGCTGCGCCACGTCCGCATCCCCACCGCCCGGACAGAGATCCTGGTGGGCGTGAACCAGGTAATCATGCAATGCCTTGCGATGGTCGTTCTGGCCAGCTTCATCGGCATGCCCGGGCTGGGCCAGAAACTGCTGCAACTGCTGCAAGCTCTGAAGATCGGCCGCTCGGTCGAGATCGGCATCACCATCGTGCTCCTGGCAGTCATGCTGGACCGCTGCACCAAAGCCTGGGCGACCAAGCAGCCTGAGCACTTTGAGAAAGGTATCTCCTTTGCAGTCCGCAACAAATTTCTGCTGATCGGTGCGGGCCTCTCCCTTGCCTGCCTCGTTCTTGCGCAGTTCATCCCGCTGATGGACCAGATCAGCCGCCGCGAAGCCTTCACTATTTCCAAGCCGATTGATGCCGTAGCAGACTGGTTCATCGTGCTAATCGACCCGGTCACCCAGTGGCTGCGCTGGTTCCTGATCACCTGGGTGCTGATCCCGATCCGCGATGCCTTCCTATGGATGCCTTATACCGCAGTTCTGGCGTTGCTCGCGGCCGCCGGCTGGGCCATCGGCGGTTTGCGGTCCGCCCTCGTCTGCGTAGCCTTCTTCGGCCTCATCGCCATGTCCGGCTGGTGGGACCGGGCGATGATCACAGTCTATACCGTCGTCGTCGCCGTCGCTATTGCGACCGTGCTGGGCTTTCCGCTGGGCATCTGGGGATCGTTTCACGAGAAACGCGCCGCATTGGCCCTGCTGATCTGCGACACATTGCAAACCTTCCCCAGCTTCATCTACCTGATCCCAGTGGTCATGCTGTTCGGAGTGAACGATGTGGCGGTGATCGGCGCCGTTGTCCTTTTCGCCGCGGTACCGCTGGTGCGCTACACTATCGAGGGGTTGCGCCAGGTGCCCGAAACCCTGATCGAGGCCGCCGACATGTCCGGCGCCACCCGGATGCAAACGCTGTGGAAGGTCCGCCTGCCGATGGCGCTTCCTACCATCATGGTCGGGGTGAACCAGTCGGTGATGTTCTCACTGTTCATGGTGATCATTGCCGCCTTCATCGGCACCCAGGACCTGGGCCAGGAAATGCAGCGCGCGCTGTCCTCCACAGATGTGGGCAAAGGGCTGGTGCTTGGCCTTGCCGTCGCCTTCATGGGGCTGATGGTCGACCACTTGGTCACCACCTGGGCGAAATCCAAGAAAGATGCGCTGGGACTGGAGTGA
- a CDS encoding helix-turn-helix domain-containing protein yields MFSAERLRMARFRRKLSGKGLAEAAGLTPVTVSKAENGHQPDEATVQKLADALEYPIDFFFMEPPETLETKAVSFRSLKKMSAAERNASLAAGSIGIAFYDWIEKHFNLPLPDLIDLSKERDRPEVAARLLRQHWGLGDRPIGSLLKLYESKGIRVLSLSENTPNVDAYSFWHAERPYMFLNQRKTAERSNFDSAHELGHLVLHFHAARQSAQIDDAEKQADQFASAFLMPEDDVKSRFGHVYSASQIIQAKHRWKVSAMALATRLHGLGMLSDWNYRSIIIELGQRGYRKGEPVGVERETSTVLGKVLAALWKNGVTRSEIAQKLNLPWEEVETLIFDLAGHMPSRPEAPSLRLVR; encoded by the coding sequence ATGTTCAGCGCAGAAAGACTTAGGATGGCCCGCTTTAGGCGGAAGCTGTCCGGAAAGGGACTCGCAGAAGCTGCGGGACTCACTCCTGTTACTGTGTCCAAGGCAGAGAACGGGCACCAGCCTGACGAAGCCACGGTGCAGAAGCTAGCGGATGCACTAGAGTACCCCATCGATTTCTTTTTCATGGAACCCCCGGAAACCCTCGAAACAAAAGCCGTTTCGTTCCGAAGCCTTAAGAAGATGAGCGCAGCCGAGCGTAACGCGTCCTTGGCAGCAGGGTCGATTGGGATCGCCTTCTATGACTGGATCGAAAAACACTTCAACCTGCCATTGCCGGACCTGATCGACCTGAGCAAAGAACGTGACCGCCCCGAGGTCGCCGCGCGTCTCTTGCGCCAACACTGGGGGCTCGGTGATCGTCCGATAGGGAGCTTACTCAAGCTCTATGAGTCGAAGGGTATCAGGGTTCTTTCCCTGTCGGAGAATACGCCAAACGTTGACGCTTACTCATTCTGGCACGCGGAACGCCCCTACATGTTCCTGAATCAGCGCAAGACGGCGGAGCGCTCGAACTTCGACTCCGCGCACGAACTCGGGCACCTTGTACTCCACTTCCACGCAGCGCGGCAGTCGGCGCAGATAGATGACGCTGAAAAGCAGGCGGACCAGTTTGCGTCTGCCTTCTTGATGCCAGAAGATGACGTAAAGAGCCGTTTCGGGCACGTCTACAGTGCCTCACAGATCATCCAGGCAAAGCACCGCTGGAAGGTGTCTGCGATGGCGTTGGCAACGCGACTGCACGGCCTAGGTATGCTGAGTGATTGGAATTACAGGTCGATCATCATCGAACTGGGACAGCGAGGGTACCGGAAGGGCGAGCCTGTAGGTGTGGAGCGCGAGACGTCCACGGTCCTGGGAAAAGTCTTGGCCGCACTCTGGAAAAACGGGGTCACCCGATCTGAAATTGCACAGAAGCTGAACCTTCCTTGGGAAGAGGTCGAAACGTTAATTTTCGATCTGGCAGGGCACATGCCCTCGCGCCCAGAGGCACCCTCTTTGCGCTTAGTGCGATAA
- a CDS encoding GlxA family transcriptional regulator produces the protein MTFHSNDFGPAPCTRIGFLLFPGFPMACLTSAIEPLRAANEIAGHQVFSWSLVTETGADTAASAGVLFSAETSLAGTDGLDCLFLLSGPEGEFEDPVSGHGRLRYLSRHGATLGAVSGGVFPLARSGVLSGRRCAVHWCYRSAFETAFPDCLAVDRLIVRDGNIHTVSGATAMFDLSLELIGNALGPDAKNEIACLFQHPVIRNGSARQKIPVLQSDRTVDQMPPAVKEAMAIFSENFETPVCIRDVARLAGISPRQLERSFRTATGLSPGEYYRRQRLKAARQMVLYSWDPVSDIAHAVGYASSSTLTLHYRKLYGVTPVQDRKHAFQPPGRRPRQAAPPPPGGL, from the coding sequence ATGACCTTCCATTCCAACGACTTTGGCCCTGCGCCCTGTACCCGCATCGGCTTTCTGCTGTTTCCAGGCTTTCCTATGGCCTGTCTGACTTCGGCGATAGAGCCGCTGCGTGCCGCCAATGAAATTGCCGGGCACCAGGTGTTTTCCTGGTCCCTGGTAACGGAGACCGGCGCGGACACAGCAGCTTCCGCCGGGGTCCTCTTTTCAGCAGAAACCAGCCTTGCCGGCACCGACGGACTGGACTGCCTGTTTCTGCTGTCCGGTCCGGAAGGTGAATTCGAAGATCCTGTCTCGGGGCATGGGCGGCTGCGCTATCTATCGCGGCACGGTGCAACACTGGGCGCAGTGTCCGGCGGTGTCTTCCCATTGGCGCGCAGCGGGGTTTTGTCCGGTCGGCGCTGTGCCGTTCACTGGTGTTATCGCAGCGCCTTTGAAACCGCCTTTCCCGATTGCCTAGCCGTTGACCGGCTGATTGTGCGGGACGGCAATATTCACACGGTCTCCGGTGCAACCGCCATGTTCGACCTGTCGCTGGAACTGATCGGCAATGCTCTCGGCCCGGACGCCAAGAACGAGATCGCCTGCCTGTTCCAGCACCCCGTCATCCGCAACGGCAGTGCCCGCCAGAAAATCCCAGTGCTGCAAAGCGACCGCACCGTCGACCAGATGCCGCCTGCGGTAAAGGAGGCAATGGCAATCTTCTCGGAGAACTTCGAAACCCCGGTCTGCATCCGAGACGTGGCCCGCTTGGCCGGCATTTCCCCGCGCCAGCTGGAGCGCAGTTTTCGCACCGCAACCGGCCTCAGCCCCGGCGAGTACTACCGGCGCCAGCGCCTGAAGGCCGCCCGGCAAATGGTGCTCTATTCCTGGGATCCGGTATCAGATATTGCCCATGCTGTCGGCTATGCCAGTTCCTCGACGCTGACTCTGCACTACCGCAAGCTTTATGGCGTTACGCCGGTCCAAGACCGCAAACACGCCTTCCAACCGCCCGGCCGCCGCCCAAGGCAAGCGGCGCCTCCGCCTCCGGGCGGCCTTTAG
- a CDS encoding DUF3800 domain-containing protein, producing MIACDEAGHTGPDLLAKDQRYFAFATVNISDEEAWALISSARQTHPVQMPELKASKLMKSNQGRRLISHIVEKIDGKFAINAHDKLLALCGWVFEYIFEPVYQHDPRIFYQKNFHRFIAMFCYLWFQDENSNAKDALVQFQAFMRSKDIGDAPFLFEFKGGAISGKPHPFELIQRFATGHKETISRDIANIKKHTTDNGTWTLDLSASGLWSHLNYWGRQKMPLTVICDDSKPLRAIERDLDDVGRNAAIERARVLLGAQGLGWDFAKPLEFVDSRAHPSVQIADILASTTVFVYSSGLPKGLEATGEIMDRGMLQDSIFPDYDLVKLESDNAKIDYAVLYELAATAEGRGTGVSIEEYYQIVEKGVSSGELKFE from the coding sequence TTGATTGCATGCGATGAAGCTGGACACACCGGCCCTGACCTTTTAGCAAAAGACCAAAGATATTTTGCTTTTGCGACAGTGAATATTTCGGATGAAGAGGCCTGGGCGCTGATTTCTTCGGCACGGCAAACCCATCCAGTCCAGATGCCGGAACTCAAAGCATCGAAGCTCATGAAAAGCAACCAGGGTCGGAGGCTTATTTCACATATAGTAGAGAAGATTGACGGGAAGTTTGCCATCAACGCCCACGACAAACTTTTGGCGCTTTGCGGCTGGGTATTTGAGTACATTTTTGAGCCTGTTTACCAACATGACCCGCGCATCTTCTATCAGAAGAATTTTCACCGCTTCATTGCTATGTTTTGCTATCTTTGGTTCCAAGATGAAAATTCCAACGCAAAGGACGCCTTGGTGCAGTTCCAAGCATTCATGAGAAGCAAGGACATAGGCGATGCACCATTTCTATTTGAGTTCAAAGGGGGAGCAATATCAGGGAAACCTCATCCATTCGAATTGATTCAACGCTTTGCAACTGGCCATAAAGAAACCATTTCTCGCGACATCGCGAATATCAAGAAGCACACCACCGACAATGGCACTTGGACGCTTGATCTCTCTGCGTCCGGCCTGTGGAGCCATCTCAACTACTGGGGACGGCAGAAAATGCCACTCACAGTCATTTGTGACGACAGCAAGCCTCTTCGCGCTATCGAAAGAGATCTGGATGATGTAGGACGCAATGCGGCTATTGAGAGAGCGAGAGTTCTACTAGGTGCACAAGGGTTGGGATGGGACTTCGCGAAACCGCTTGAATTTGTCGACTCTCGTGCCCACCCTTCGGTCCAAATCGCAGATATCCTAGCAAGCACTACCGTGTTTGTCTATTCTTCAGGCCTTCCCAAGGGGTTAGAGGCAACAGGCGAGATCATGGATCGTGGTATGCTTCAGGATTCAATTTTCCCCGATTATGACTTGGTGAAATTGGAGAGTGATAATGCTAAAATCGACTACGCCGTCCTTTATGAACTCGCAGCAACTGCGGAAGGTCGCGGCACTGGAGTGTCAATCGAAGAGTACTATCAGATAGTGGAGAAAGGAGTCTCTTCGGGAGAATTGAAATTTGAATAG
- a CDS encoding recombinase family protein — protein MAEYVVYYRVSTERQGRSGLGLEAQRAMVEQFLQPADNVIAEFTEIQSGKRDDRTELWNAINLVKKTRSKLLIPKLDRFSRKVSFISGIIDQGIELTVCEHPNVSIFFLHLLACFAEEERRQISERTRAALRAAKKRGTELGRNAQALAVQRRLEKQDFFETIRAEFEQAVAEAGSLSGAARLLNDRGVKTAKGGKWYPQTVCNYKPLSVAGHARCL, from the coding sequence ATGGCTGAATATGTTGTCTACTATCGGGTTTCGACGGAACGGCAGGGGCGGTCTGGCTTGGGGCTGGAAGCGCAGCGGGCGATGGTCGAGCAGTTCCTTCAGCCCGCCGACAACGTGATCGCCGAGTTCACCGAAATCCAATCCGGCAAACGGGACGACCGGACCGAGCTTTGGAACGCGATCAACCTCGTCAAAAAGACCCGGTCCAAGCTGCTGATTCCGAAGCTGGACAGGTTTTCCCGGAAGGTGTCGTTCATATCAGGGATCATCGACCAGGGCATAGAGCTGACCGTCTGCGAACACCCGAACGTCTCAATCTTCTTCCTGCACCTGCTGGCCTGCTTTGCCGAGGAGGAACGCCGTCAGATCTCAGAACGCACCAGAGCGGCGCTCAGAGCCGCCAAGAAGCGGGGAACGGAGCTTGGCCGGAACGCCCAAGCCTTGGCGGTGCAACGGCGGCTAGAGAAGCAGGATTTCTTCGAAACGATACGCGCTGAGTTCGAACAGGCAGTTGCCGAGGCGGGATCTCTTTCCGGTGCTGCACGGCTCCTGAACGACCGTGGCGTGAAGACAGCCAAGGGCGGGAAGTGGTATCCGCAAACAGTCTGCAACTACAAACCGCTTTCCGTGGCGGGGCATGCGAGATGCCTTTGA